Proteins found in one Oncorhynchus mykiss isolate Arlee chromosome 17, USDA_OmykA_1.1, whole genome shotgun sequence genomic segment:
- the prkcda gene encoding protein kinase C, delta a, whose translation MAPFLRIAFNSYDLGVLSPLAPSDPPFCAIKMKEALTTERGKTLVQRKPTMFPAWKASFDAHIYEGRVLQVLLMKTAEEPLAEVTVGVSVLAERCKKGNGRAEFWVDLQPSGKVMMAVQFFLEGATDTEGKLPTKEEEGGPTINRRRGAIKQAKIHEVKCHEFIATFFRQPTFCSVCREFVWGLNKQGYKCRQCNAAIHKKCIDKIIGRCTGTAANSRETVFQKERFKIDMPHRFKNHNYMSPTFCDHCGSLLWGLVKQGLKCEDCAMNVHHKCQDKVANLCGINQKLLAEALTQVSQKSSSRRSDPTLPDPDIGVYEEVIRNSIGGLDDGPSYARLWEGSSPHPASRLTHLTRINVDNFVFHKVLGKGSFGKVLLAELKGQGEWFAVKALKKDVVLMDDDVECTMVEKRVLALAWDNPFLTHLYSTFQSKEHLFFVMEYLNGGDLMFHIQEKGRFDLYRATFYSAEIICGLQFLHSKGIIYRDLKLDNVMLDHSGHVKIADFGMCKENVFGENQATTFCGTPDYIAPEILLGQKYSFSVDWWSFGVLLYEMLIGQSPFHGDDEDELFESIRTDTPHYPRWITKEAKDLMERLFERDSTRRLGIVGNIRVHPFFKTISWSALEKREVEPPFRPKVKAPNDCSNFDREFLSEKPRLSHGDKNFMDSMDQSAFAGFSFINPEMEHLLEK comes from the exons ATGGCGCCCTTCTTGCGGATTGCCTTCAACTCCTACGACCTGGGTGTGCTGTCTCCGCTGGCCCCTTCTGATCCCCCCTTCTGTGCCATCAAGATGAAGGAGGCCCTCACCACCG agCGTGGtaagaccctggttcagaggaaGCCCACCATGTTCCCAGCCTGGAAGGCCAGCTTCGACGCCCACATCTACGAGGGGCGTGTCTTGCAGGTGCTGCTGATGAAGACTGCCGAGGAGCCATTGGCCGAGGTCACAGTGGGCGTGTCCGTCCTTGCCGAGCGCTGCAAAAAGGGCAACGGCCGTGCTGAATTTTGG GTGGACCTGCAGCCCTCAGGGAAGGTGATGATGGCAGTGCAGTTCTTCTTGGAGGGAGCAACTGATACAG AGGGCAAGCTGCCCacgaaggaggaggaaggggggccCACCATAAACCGCAGGCGAGGAGCCATCAAACAGGCCAAGATCCACGAGGTCAAATGTCACGAGTTCATCGCCACCTTCTTCAGACAGCCCACCTTCTGCTCCGTCTGCAGAGAGTTTGTCTG GGGCCTCAACAAGCAAGGCTACAAGTGCAGAC AATGCAATGCAGCCATCCACAAGAAATGCATCGACAAGATCATTGGCAGGTGTACGGGCACGGCCGCCAACAGCCGGGAGACTGTG TTCCAGAAGGAGCGCTTTAAGATTGACATGCCACACCGCTTCAAGAACCACAACTACATGAGTCCCACCTTCTGTGACCACTGTGGCAGTCTGCTGTGGGGCCTGGTCAAACAGGGCCTCAAGTGTGAAG ATTGTGCCATGAATGTGCATCATAAGTGTCAGGATAAAGTGGCCAACCTTTGTGGAATCAACCAGAAACTACTAGCTGAAGCGCTTACTCAAGTCAGCCAG AAATCCTCCTCTCGGCGCTCAGACCCAACCCTACCTGACCCAGATATAGGGGTCTATGAGGAAGTCATTAGGAACTCCATTGGTGGTCtggatg ACGGCCCCTCCTATGCCAGGCTGTGGGAGGGCTCAAGCCCTCACCCCGCATCTCGCCTCACCCACCTGACACGCATCAACGTAGACAACTTTGTTTTTCACAAGGTCCTGGGCAAGGGCAGCTTTGGCAAG GTCCTGCTGGCAGAGTTGAAAGGTCAGGGGGAGTGGTTTGCGGTGAAGGCTCTGAAGAAAGACGTGGTTCTGATGGATGATGATGTGGAGTGTACCATGGTGGAGAAGAGAGTCCTGGCCCTGGCCTGGGACAACCCCTTCCTCACACACCTCTACTCCACCTTCCAGTCCAAG GAACACTTGTTCTTTGTCATGGAGTATCTGAATGGAGGAGACCTGATGTTCCATATTCAGGAGAAGGGACGCTTTGACCTCTACAGGGCAAC gttctACTCTGCTGAGATCATCTGTGGCCTTCAGTTTCTGCACTCCAAAGGGATCATTTACAG AGACCTGAAGTTGGACAATGTGATGTTGGATCATAGTGGTCACGTAAAGATAGCAGACTTTGGCATGTGTAAGGAGAACGTGTTTGGGGAGAACCAGGCTACAACCTTCTGTGGGACTCCTGACTACATCGCTCCAGAG ATCCTGCTGGGTCAGAAGTACTCCTTCTCTGTGGACTGGTGGTCGTTTGGAGTGCTGCTATACGAGATGCTGATTGGCCAGTCCCCCTTCCATGGTGATGATGAGGACGAGCTGTTTGAGTCTATCCGTACAGACACGCCCCACTACCCTCGCTGGATCACCAAGGAGGCCAAGGACCTGATGGAGAGG CTGTTTGAGAGAGACTCCACTCGCAGGCTAGGCATCGTGGGTAACATCCGTGTTCACCCCTTCTTCAAAACCATCAGCTGGTCTGCCCTCGAGAAAAGGGAGGTGGAACCCCCCTTCAGACCCAAAGTG AAAGCCCCAAATGACTGCAGCAACTTTGACAGGGAGTTCCTCAGTGAGAAGCCCCGCCTCTCCCATGGTGACAAGAACTTCATGGATTCCATGGACCAATCAGCTTTCGCTGGCTTCTCCTTCATCAACCCAGAGATGGAGCACCTCTTGGAAAAGTGA